From a region of the Spelaeicoccus albus genome:
- a CDS encoding A/G-specific adenine glycosylase — protein MNDVDASALRRKTVRWYGRNARDLPWRHSDCSPWGVLVSEFMLQQTPVARVLPVWRSWVETYPAPADLAAAPTGDAVRAWGRLGYPRRALRLHAAATAIVRDHGGEVPPDNDALLALPGVGRYTAAAVASFAFQQAHPVLDTNIRRVLGRVLTATPEPSASPSAAEYALAARLLPATGNAAARWNSAVMELGALVCTARTPRCDDCPLRTDCAWLRAGRPAAETPGRPRQAWHGTDRQLRGAIMAVLRAGGPVVLENFRADPASGAEVPEAGLGAAQIDALARLRDLNPDDARVDRLIGDLCADGLAVTRDGSLSLPQ, from the coding sequence ATGAATGACGTCGACGCTTCTGCCCTGCGCCGCAAGACGGTGCGCTGGTATGGGCGCAATGCCCGCGATCTGCCGTGGCGTCACAGCGACTGCAGTCCGTGGGGCGTACTCGTCAGCGAGTTCATGTTGCAGCAGACTCCGGTCGCCCGAGTGCTGCCGGTCTGGCGATCGTGGGTGGAGACCTATCCGGCTCCGGCCGACTTGGCCGCCGCGCCGACCGGCGATGCCGTTCGCGCATGGGGACGCCTTGGTTACCCTCGCCGGGCGCTCAGACTGCACGCGGCGGCAACTGCCATCGTGCGCGATCACGGGGGCGAGGTTCCGCCGGACAACGACGCGCTGCTGGCTCTTCCGGGCGTGGGCAGGTACACGGCCGCCGCCGTCGCTTCCTTTGCCTTTCAGCAAGCTCATCCGGTGCTGGATACGAACATCCGGCGAGTACTCGGACGCGTCCTGACCGCCACGCCGGAGCCGTCGGCGTCGCCGAGCGCCGCCGAATACGCACTGGCCGCCAGGTTGCTGCCGGCGACCGGGAACGCGGCGGCCCGCTGGAACTCCGCAGTAATGGAGCTCGGAGCGCTGGTGTGCACGGCGCGCACGCCGCGCTGCGACGATTGTCCGCTGCGGACCGATTGCGCATGGCTCCGCGCCGGTCGGCCTGCCGCCGAGACTCCGGGCCGGCCACGGCAGGCATGGCACGGTACCGACCGCCAGCTTCGCGGCGCCATCATGGCGGTACTGCGGGCCGGCGGGCCGGTCGTGCTCGAGAATTTCCGCGCCGACCCGGCGTCCGGAGCCGAGGTGCCGGAGGCCGGCCTCGGCGCTGCGCAAATCGATGCGCTGGCTCGCCTACGCGATTTGAACCCGGACGACGCCAGAGTCGACCGCTTGATCGGCGACTTGTGCGCCGACGGTTTGGCCGTAACGCGCGACGGCAGCTTGTCGCTACCGCAATGA
- a CDS encoding disulfide bond formation protein DsbA codes for MEIIQESQAIVFVDPQCPFAWITAGWLLEVSRRSPLRLRIELMSLACVNENRELDDWYRDYNDQAWRPARVAAALLASPAANMWQRFYSTFGKRRHVDGMRENATNLATTLAELELPAVLAEAAEDPTWDDDLRARTRAAVEPSGGEGGTPMVHTGGRAFFGPVLTAIPRGRDAIRMWDAVSTLAGTAAFAEIRGARADGLNTV; via the coding sequence ATGGAAATTATTCAAGAATCGCAGGCAATTGTCTTCGTCGATCCGCAGTGCCCATTTGCGTGGATCACGGCCGGATGGCTGCTTGAAGTCAGTCGCCGGTCACCGCTTCGGCTTCGAATCGAGTTGATGAGCTTGGCCTGCGTCAATGAAAACCGCGAGTTGGATGACTGGTACCGCGACTACAACGACCAGGCGTGGCGTCCGGCCCGGGTCGCGGCCGCGCTGCTTGCCTCGCCGGCCGCGAATATGTGGCAACGCTTTTACTCGACATTTGGCAAGCGTCGCCACGTCGACGGAATGCGTGAGAATGCGACAAATCTGGCCACGACGCTTGCCGAGTTGGAGTTGCCCGCAGTTCTTGCAGAGGCGGCCGAGGACCCCACCTGGGACGACGACCTGAGAGCGCGTACTCGAGCGGCAGTCGAGCCTTCCGGCGGCGAAGGAGGAACCCCCATGGTCCACACCGGCGGTAGGGCGTTCTTCGGCCCGGTCCTCACGGCCATCCCTCGCGGACGTGATGCCATCCGCATGTGGGACGCCGTCAGTACTCTCGCGGGCACTGCCGCCTTTGCAGAGATTCGCGGAGCTCGCGCCGATGGCCTGAACACCGTCTGA